Genomic DNA from Schistocerca americana isolate TAMUIC-IGC-003095 chromosome 6, iqSchAmer2.1, whole genome shotgun sequence:
caggctttttgcaaatgattgAGTGCAGACGCGCACATATATTATATTATAAATACTCGAAACTTTTTTTATTCACCGGGATATGGGAATGACTCGTCCTCAGCAGTGAGGCAGTCGGTGGAATCAGACACGTAAACAAAGCAGCAGCACTTAAGAAAAAATCAGAAGCTGCGTTTAAACACGTCCTCAGCGTCTGGGGAGTGGAAGAGAATAACGAGTTAACTCGTCCACAGTAATCAAAGAGTGAAGAGAACGCGTTTGCCTTAAGAGTACAATGCTTTAAGGGAAAACACAGATGGCGGGAGAAAATGCCAGTTTCATAACTGGCAGAGATATTTTCGTTTCTTTTCCTCGTGCATACTTTCTGCCGATTTCAGCTCTGTTTCAACAAGTAGCATTatagctctttcctcgcacgtcgaTAAGAACGTTAAACCAGATAACAACTCCCGGAAGGATTAGAACTGCAGAATTCTGCGGTTGCCAGCCTCGTTTTTAGAGCCAGACTGATACAAAATTAACTTGTAGCGGATGACTGATGGAGAGTTTTTCTGTCATAACGAGCGGAAGGCAATTATAGCGGTCTGAGCTGCCAGGGTGGCGCTGATGTGGCGTGAGATAGCGCCGCCACCTGGCTGGACGTAAAGCGCCGGGGCACGGCAATCACGGCGCGGCACGCGCCGGCCGGCGCCCGCGGACAGGGGCTCCGTGACTGGGACAGGGGCTCCGTGACTGGGACAGGGGCTCCGTGACTGGGACAGGGGTTCCGTGACCGGGACAGGGGCTCCGTGGCCGGGACAGGGGCTCCGTGGCCGGGACAGGGGCTCCGTGGCCGGGACAGGGGCTCCGTGGCCGGGACAGGGGCTCCGTGACTGGGACAGGGGCTCCGTGACTGGGACAGGGGCTCCGTGACTGGGACAGGGGTTCCGTGACCGGGACAGGGGCTCCGTGACTGGGACAGGGGCTCCGTGACTGGGACAGGGGCTCCGTGACCGGGACAGGGGCTCCGTGGCCGGGACAGGGGCTCCGTGGCCGGGACAGGGGCTCCGTGGCCGGGACAGGGGCTCCGTGGCCGGGACAGGGGCTCCGTGGCCGGGACAGGGGCTCCGTGACTGGGACAGGGGCTCCGTGACTGGGACAGGGGCTCCGTGACCGGGACAGGGGTTCCGTGACCGGGACAGGGGCTCCGTGACTGGGACAGGGGCTCCGTGACTGGGACAGGGGCTCCGTGGCCGGGACAGGGGCTCCGTGGCCGGGACAGGGGCTCCGTGACTGGGACAGGGGCTCCGTGACTGGGACAGGGGCTCCGTGGCCGGGACAGGGGCTCCGTGGCTGGGACAGGGGCTCCGTGACTGGGACAGGGGTCGTGGCCGCCGCCCGCGTTCCAGGCGAAAGTGGCGGAGCTCCGGACGTGCCGCGCCTTGCATGTCGCATTACGAAGCTCAGCAGTTTACTGCAGCCATCGAAAGCGCTCAGTTTTTCTGTCTGAGGTGTTTACGACCATTTCATTATTTTGCACCGCACACCCTCCGAAATTGACAAAATGCCATAAAATGTTAATTTTTCATATTTGTCATAACGTGTAGCAATGGTTCAACGCGCTGTTAAATTATacgttgtcgtgttggaagtcagatctggaagctggggagatctgtagagactgaataagagtccctaaccgttctttccacgaacttgtcttctaaagttgtgtacCCAGCGCAGAAGAAAGCTCGACGGTAGTgagatcttcttcggcggaggccgctatgctgtcatctcgaaaATGAACCTGTGAGTGTTCTTcatatgggatgccacttgcccaggttagtctttGTACCTACAGacggcaagatctgtagtactgacaatgctgttaggcgacacctctcattaatTTATCctctttgtttatattttaaataatcactTTTTACACAGTCTTCTACGACACTTGACATAACTTTCTTAATAatacggtaacttttctgacaactttcGATACAGAGGACGACATGTCTGTCCGAAATAGAGACACGGGTCCGTCTCTGAAGAACGCTCGAAACAGTTTGACTAGCACAGCCGAAGTACTTCCTCTCCCAGACGCGCCAAAGTGACCCGAAAgtatccgaagcacttcggttgcaatatcgttatcaacaaaagcaaaacgaggataatggaatgtagtcgaattaagtggggtgatgctgagggaattagattaggaaatgagacacttaaagcagtgaaggagttttgctatttggggagcaaaataactgattatggttgaagtagagaggatataaaacgtacactggcaatggcaaggaaatcgtttctgaagaagagaaatttgttaagtgtcaggaagtcgtttctgaaagtatttgtatcgagtgtagccatgtatggaagtgaaacatggacgataaatagtttagacaagaagagaatagaagcgtagcatggagagctgcatcaaaccagtctcaggactgaagaccataacaacaacaaccaccagtgaaatgtaataaacaaaaacggtagactCTTACTGTGGCCATGAGAgtttgtcatactgaaaactgggctAAATACaatgagaagtatataaataattaataggaGAAGTTAAGCGGTTTGTCACCTAACACCCTatcgtgccgaccaatcagaagcaagttcagtacaagtgGCGGACTCTTCCACGGGGATAGAAGatactgtaccatctgcttcttgtacctcactccacttttgtaccatatgctgctTCACGTTTATCATGCTGCACCAAcgcgagcttctagcaagataaaatactggtgGCCACTTCTCAGGATTTAATGGAAACAACTGTAATGTTGCTCTGAGGTGACTACACTTGTTCATCACCTCTAAATAAATGGGCCGTTTTTTATGTATCGCAATTTGAAACATGTACAAAACACTATATCCCTTTTGTTGTTATTTCTTAGAGTGCAGAAGCTAATATACTGAACCACATAATCAATACCCAGACATCTATCAGCGGAAATTAGTGTGGAGTGTGTCCGTACTTCGTCCTTATGACAGTTTGCACTGTGCTAAGAACACTTTCAGCGAGATGTCTATGGAGGATTGGTAGgacgttcttcctcaagagccgaaacagaGAGGGTAGCGATGTTGGAAGCTGGGGATTcgggcgaagtcgacgttctaccccatcccaaaagtgttccattgagttcaggtcgGGACTATGGGCAGGACAGCCCGTTTCAGGAATGTTGTCCACAAGCCATTACCTCGCAGATGCTGCTATGTAACAGgctacattgtcatgctgaaacgaacaaccatcgtctccgaacagtttttgtttcgtaggcagtac
This window encodes:
- the LOC124620100 gene encoding vegetative cell wall protein gp1-like gives rise to the protein MQGAARPELRHFRLERGRRPRPLSQSRSPCPSHGAPVPATEPLSQSRSPCPSHGAPVPATEPLSRPRSPCPSHGAPVPVTEPLSRSRNPCPGHGAPVPVTEPLSQSRSPCPGHGAPVPATEPLSRPRSPCPGHGAPVPATEPLSRSRSPCPSHGAPVPVTEPLSRSRNPCPSHGAPVPVTEPLSQSRSPCPGHGAPVPATEPLSRPRSPCPGHGAPVPVTEPLSQSRSPCPSHGAPVPVTEPLSAGAGRRVPRRDCRAPALYVQPGGGAISRHISATLAAQTAIIAFRSL